One genomic segment of Pandoraea thiooxydans includes these proteins:
- a CDS encoding antibiotic biosynthesis monooxygenase family protein, with amino-acid sequence MIAVIFEVVPAPGQRDIYLQTAARLRPQLERIDGFISIERFESLSEPGKLLSLSFWRDEAAVAAWRNVEAHRQAQAMGRGGVFADYRLRIAGVVRDYGMSAREQAPADSRAAHG; translated from the coding sequence ATGATTGCCGTGATTTTCGAAGTGGTTCCGGCCCCCGGCCAACGCGATATTTATCTGCAGACGGCCGCGCGCCTGCGCCCGCAACTCGAGCGTATCGACGGCTTTATCTCGATCGAACGCTTCGAGAGCCTGAGCGAGCCCGGCAAGCTGTTGTCGCTGTCGTTCTGGCGCGACGAGGCGGCGGTGGCGGCCTGGCGTAACGTCGAGGCGCACCGGCAGGCGCAGGCGATGGGGCGCGGCGGTGTGTTCGCCGACTACCGCCTGCGTATCGCCGGCGTGGTGCGCGACTACGGCATGAGCGCGCGCGAGCAGGCGCCGGCCGACAGCCGCGCAGCCCACGGCTAG